Proteins from a genomic interval of Labrus mixtus chromosome 24, fLabMix1.1, whole genome shotgun sequence:
- the map3k2 gene encoding mitogen-activated protein kinase kinase kinase 2, with translation MGESSFLASWVNRCAMMMDEQEALNSIMQDLAELHRSSRPAMFLSDLGKPKASSPKNQNDVRVKFEFKGEKRILQFPRPVKLDDLRAKAKVAFGQMMDLHYTNNELVIPLTTQDDLDKAVELLDRSVHMKSLKILLVLQTSSQNTSSNMDLLPSHEELDNTGFRLAEKKSMLGLIGSHSTDRSSPPPGYIPDALQQVARNGSFTSINSEGEFIPESMDQMLDPLSMSSPENSASGSCPSLDSPLDSDYPKSRMPRAQSYPDNHQDFPEYDIPVFEKSGKGGTYPRRYGIPFGLQDYSDGRKTFPRARRTQVHGFRSPVNFSPTEQSPSTSSGSSVFTPDLEEAPGPARRPRRGSDIEPNPNSAAPPTLSVMDISPPSRSPRAPTNWRLGKLLGQGAFGRVFLCYDADTGRELAVKQVQFDPESPETSKEVSALECEIQLLKNLCNERIVQYYGCLRDTMERTLSIFMEYMPGGSIKDQLKSYGALTENVTRRYTRQILEGVSYLHSNMIVHRDIKGANILRDSVGNVKLGDFGASRRLQTICLSGTGIMSVTGTPYWMSPEVISGEGYGRKADIWSVGCTVVEMLTQRPPWAEFEAMAAIFKIATQPTNPVLPAHVSDHCRDFLKRIFVETKQRPSADELLRHIFVH, from the exons ATGGGAGAATCCTCTTTCCTGGCCTCCTGGGTCAATCGCTGTGCCATGATGAtgg ATGAGCAGGAGGCGCTGAACTCAATCATGCAGGACTTGGCCGAACTACACCGCTCTAGCCGACCTGCAATGTTCCTGTCGGACCTGGGCAAACCCAAAGCCTCTTCGCCCAAGAACCAG AACGATGTCAGAGTGAAGTTTGAGTTCAAAGGGGAGAAGAG gaTTTTGCAGTTCCCCCGACCTGTCAAGCTGGACGACCTGAGGGCGAAAGCAAAGGTGGCTTTCGGTCAGATGATGGACCTTCATTACACCAACAATGAG TTGGTGATTCCACTGACCACTCAGGATGACCTTGACAAGGCTGTGGAGCTGCTGGATCGCAGTGTTCACATGAAGAGCCTGAAGATCCTCCTGGTGCTCCAGACCTCCTCTCAG AACACGTCCTCCAATATGGACCTCTTGCCGTCCCACGAGGAGCTGGACAACACAGGATTCAGGCTGGCTGAGAAAAAGAGTATGCTGGGTTTGATAG GCTCTCATTCGACGGACCgcagctctcctcctccaggatACATTCCCGATGCGCTGCAGCAAGTGGCGAGGAACGGCTCCTTCACCAGCATCAACAGCGAGGGAGAGTTTATTCCTGAGAGCATGGACCAG atgCTCGACCCGCTGTCCATGAGCAGTCCAGAAAACTCAGCGTCCGGAAGTTGTCCCTCTTTAGACAGCCCACTGGACAG CGACTACCCGAAGTCCAGGATGCCTCGAGCGCAGAGCTACCCAGACAACCACCAGGACTTTCCAG AGTACGATATCCCCGTGTTTGAGAAGTCGGGAAAAGGAGGAACATATCCTCGACGATATGGCATTCCTTTTGGCCTCCAGGATTACAGCGATG GGAGGAAGACCTTCCCCCGGGCTCGGCGAACACAAGTTCATGGTTTCCGCTCGCCGGTAAACTTCAGCCCGACCGAGCAGTCGCCCAGCACCAGCAGCGGTAGCAGTGTCTTCACCCCTGACCTGGAGGAGGCCCCGGGGCCCGCCAGGAGGCCACGGAGGGGAAGCGACATTGAACCCAATCCTAACTCAGCTGCTCCTCCAACCCTGTCTGTGATGGACATCAGCCCGCCAAGCCGCT CTCCTCGTGCCCCAACCAACTGGCGGCTTGGAAAGCTCCTGGGTCAGGGCGCCTTTGGACGcgtttttctctgttatgatgccGATACTGGACGAGAACTGGCGGTCAAACAGGTCCAGTTTGACCCAGAGAGTCCAGAGACCAGCAAG gAGGTGAGCGCGTTAGAGTGTGAGATCCAGCTCTTGAAGAATCTGTGCAATGAGAGGATTGTTCAGTACTACGGCTGCCTGCGAGACACAATGGAGCGGACACTCTCTATCTTCATGGAGTACATGCCTGGA ggCTCCATCAAAGACCAGCTGAAGTCATACGGGGCACTGACGGAAAACGTGACGCGCCGTTACACCCGGCAGATCCTGGAGGGGGTTTCCTACCTGCACAGCAACATGATTGTCCACAGAGACATCAAAG GGGCCAACATTCTTCGTGACTCGGTGGGTAACGTGAAGCTCGGCGACTTCGGGGCCAGTCGGCGGCTGCAGACCATCTGCCTGTCAGGAACAGGGATCATGTCTGTGACCGGCACCCCCTACTGGATGAGCCCAGAAGTGATCAGTGGAGAGGGCTATGGCAGGAAGGCGGACATCTG GAGTGTCGGCTGCACCGTGGTGGAGATGCTGACTCAGCGGCCCCCCTGGGCAGAGTTTGAGGCCATGGCAGCCATCTTTAAGATTGCCACCCAGCCCACGAACCCTGTGCTGCCTGCTCACGTGTCGGACCACTGCCGAGATTTCCTCAAACGGATTTTTGTAGAGACCAAGCAGCGGCCTTCTGCTGATGAGCTACTGAGGCACATCTTTGTACATtaa
- the sumo1 gene encoding small ubiquitin-related modifier 1 → MSDTETKPSSQDGGDKKDGEYIKLKVIGQDSSEIHFKVKMTTHLKKLKESYSQRQGVPASTLRFLFEGQRISDNQTPKELGMEDEDVIEVYQEQTGGLWND, encoded by the exons ATGTCAGATACG GAGACAAAACCATCCAGCCAAGACGGGGGGGATAAGAAGGATGGAGAGTACATCAAATTAAAAGTGATTGGTCAG GACAGCAGTGAAATCCACTTTAAGGTGAAAATGACGACACATCTGAAGAAGCTGAAGGAGTCTTACAGCCAGAGACAG gGTGTCCCAGCCAGCACGCTAAGGTTCCTGTTTGAGGGACAAAGAATCTCAGACAACCAAACTCCAAAAGAG CTGGGGATGGAGGACGAGGACGTCATCGAGGTTTATCAAGAACAGACCGGCGGACTTTGGAATGATTAA
- the LOC132959548 gene encoding claudin-34-like has translation MTYLAHTAHAQLCALWLSCMGWTLTVVAMGLIQWRVWHVSDIKVINSGVAWVGIWRACFNSHTLVTPSFRVMHCQFISLTEAFTPPEIVAGQVLMLLSLLVGLCGNAGGVYSLRNVYFGMEKNSPIRLAFFISGVLCLLASVMALIPLLWNISSVVTNQTIKFPPEFKMPPAPDSQQVGQGIGVGLVGSVLLIVSGIVFCTYRLPVRSQPTSQQTLREEVNLDCSSPAKSGTDMVLTSVTSKDNPAFESHEDV, from the coding sequence ATGACATACCTGGCTCACACGGCCCATGCCCAGCTCTGTGCCCTCTGGTTGAGCTGCATGGGCTGGACCCTCACGGTTGTGGCCATGGGACTCATCCAGTGGAGGGTTTGGCATGTGTCTGACATCAAGGTCATCAACTCTGGGGTGGCCTGGGTTGGCATCTGGAGGGCCTGCTTCAACAGCCACACCCTGGTGACACCCAGCTTTAGGGTTATGCACTGCCAGTTCATCAGCCTGACCGAGGCCTTCACACCCCCGGAGATCGTGGCAGGTCAGGTCCTCATGCTCCTGTCTCTGCTCGTGGGGCTTTGTGGAAACGCTGGTGGAGTTTATTCCCTGAGAAATGTCTACTTTGGGATGGAGAAGAACTCCCCGATTCGTTTGGCGTTCTTTATCTCTGGTGTGCTGTGTCTTTTGGCATCAGTGATGGCACTGATACCTCTCCTGTGGAACATAAGCTCAGTGGTTACCAATCAGACCATAAAGTTTCCCCCTGAGTTTAAAATGCCCCCAGCTCCTGATTCTCAACAGGTGGGGCAAGGCATCGGGGTTGGGTTAGTGGGGAGCGTCCTGTTGATAGTCTCTGGGATTGTTTTCTGTACCTACAGGTTACCTGTGAGGTCACAGCCTACAAGCCAGCAGACTTTGAGGGAAGAAGTGAACCTGGACTGCTCTTCACCCGCAAAATCTGGGACTGATATGGTGTTAACAAGCGTCACAAGTAAAGATAATCCAGCGTTTGAGTCTCATGAAGACGTGTGA